The sequence AAGAAGGCAACAAACCGCTGCGAGCTGTAGTGATGGAGTTTGAAAGCTTGGATGCCGCAAAGACGGCCTATGAGAGTGAAGAATACAAGGGAGCGCTGGCT comes from SAR324 cluster bacterium and encodes:
- a CDS encoding DUF1330 domain-containing protein; the encoded protein is EGNKPLRAVVMEFESLDAAKTAYESEEYKGALAKLEGGVDRQLFLIEGL